The segment AAGTCAGGCGCGAGAGGTCGGCCACGATCGAGAAATCGACGAGGTGCGGGCTGTTGAAGCCGTGCGTGACGAACTTGCAGATGCCCGCCGAGTCGACGGCCGCGAACATGTTGTCGCTGTAGGCGACCGTCTGCGCCTTGCCCTCGTAGACGGTCGGGTCGCGCGTGACGCCTTCGCCGTAGATCGCCGCCTTCTTCTCCATGGGCAGGTTCATGAAGATCTCGAGCGTGGGACGGTTCCGCAGGTGGTCGGCGCCGCGCGAGGCGACGGCGATGCCAAGCGCAAACGCCTTGAGGTACCGCACGTCGTGCGGGTCGCTCTGCGGCAGGCCCTTCACGGCGATGACGTAGTCGGCGGCTTCCTTCGGGAGCTTGCCCAGGCGCACGGCCTGCGTGGACTCGGCGATCACGTCGCCCCAGCCCTCGCGGCGGCTGGTCATCTTCAGCAGCTTCACGACCGTCTCGTAGTCGCCCCATTTGAGCGGGAAGCCCACGTCCTTCTCCGTGATCATGCCGCGCTGGTAGAGCTCCATGTGCCAGGCGAGGATCGTTCCGGCGCTGCTCGTGTCGTAGCCGAGGTCGTTGCAGAGGTTGTTGAGCGCGATGAGCTCATCGGTCGTCTCGATGCAGATGTTGGCGCCCATGATGCCGGTCGTCGAGTACTCGGGGCCTTCGCCGCCCTGGTCGTTGCGGTGCGTGCAGTGCACGTAGCACGAGGAGCAGGACACCATCTTCTCGACGCGGTGCTCGATCTGGTCGCTGTTGAAGACGTCCGTCCACGCGTTGAGCTGGCTGTTCTTCGTGCGGATGGCGCCGATGGCGTTGCTCGTGTCGTACAGGAAGGCCGTGCCGACGGTGCCGAGCACCTGGGCCACCTTCGAGCCGCCGACGTAGTGGTGGATCTCGTTGGCGCGCTGAAGGAGCTCCTTCGGGTAGGCGACGCGGAGGGTCTGCGTTCCCGTGGCGGTGATCGCCTTCAGGTTCTTGCTTCCCATGACCGCGCCGCCGCCGCAGCGGGCGCTGCGCTTCAGGCCGGAGCGGACGGCGGCAAAGCGCACGAGGTTCTCGCCGCCCACGCCCGTCACGACCATCTCGACGCGCTTCTCGCCGAAGTCGCGCCGGATCATCTCCTGGACCTCGATCGTCTCGTGGCCCCAGTACGGCTGCGCGTCGCGGATCTCGATTCCGCCGTCTTGGACGTGGAGGTACGAGGGCCGCGGGGCGCGGCCGGTGACGACGAGGTGGTCGAAGCCGGCGTTTCGCATCTCGGCGCCAAAGAAGCCGCCGATGTTGCCGTCGCCCAGGATGTTCGTCTCGGGCGACTTGAACGTCACGTTCATGCGGCTGCTCGAGGGCGCAAGCGTTCCCGTCAAGGGGCCCGCGCCAAAGACGAGCACGTTCTGTGGCGAGAGCGGCTCGACGCCCGGCGGAAGGTGCTTGAGAAGGAGCGCGACGTTGATGCCGCGGCCGCCCAGGAGGCGCTTGCGGAGGGCGATGGGGATCGTCTTCGTCCCGATCTTGCCGGTCGAGAGGTCCACGAAGCCGAGCTTGCGGTCGCCGATGGTGCGCTCGGCGACCTCGTCGGCCGTCGCGGCGTGGGCGGGCATACGGACGCGCAAACGTTGCCTTCCGCTTAAGTAGGTTCGTTCAAGTTCCCGCCCGGAGCCGAAGGCTGCGATGAATGTTCATCGCAAGGGCCGGATCGTGAACGGTTCTTGTCACGTATAGAGAGTCATGAGACTGTTTAAGAAGGCCCCTTCCGTCGTTCGTTCGATCGGGAGGTTTGTCGCCTGCGCGCCGTCGTCACCGTGGGTCTCGTAGCTGCGCTCGTCTTTGCCGCGCTGCCCATCATGCCCCCGGCCGCGGCCGTCTCGGGGAGCGGCTTTGAGATCGTCCAGGACCCCGCCGACGACCACGAGACCGCCGGTCTTGCCTCCGACCTCCTGCGCGTGGGCGCCCGCACCGAGTCGAACCAGGTCCGGTTCTTCGTCAAGGTGCAGGACGCCGCGAACAACCCCTTCACGATCCGCTACCGCCTCGGCTTCACGGTCGTGGGCGGATTGTCGTACTACGCGACCGTCTCCCACACGCCCGCGGGCGCCTTGCAAGGCGCGACGCTGTGGCGCGCCGTCCCCGAGACGGCCCGCATCTCCGGCAACCCCATCACCGCCGACTGGCTGGGCTCGGAGCTTCGCCTCACGATCGCGCGCTCGCTCATGGGAAACCCGGCCGACGGCACGGAGCTCGCCCAGATCACGGCCGCCTCCACCTCGATGCCCACGGGCGCCTCCGAGGTGCGAAGCACCATCACCTTCTACGACGAGACCGACGTGGGCTCGTACGAGCTTGGCCAGAACCCGCCGCTCACCGTGCCCACGGAGCCCATCGGGCTGTCGGCATCGGGCACGCTCGACAAGATCACGATCAGCTGGAGCGAGCCTGCCAGCAACGGCGGCTCGGACATCCTCCAGTACAACGTGTACCGCGGAACGGCAAGCGGCAGCCTCTCGCCGCGCGCGACCGTGCCCGCCAACGCGCGCGCGTTCCAGGACACGGAGGTCGTCACGGGCACGCGCTACTACTACCGCGTCACGGCGACAAACGCGGTGGGCGAGGGCGCGGCAAGCGCGGAGGTGTCCGCGCAGCTTGCGACGCCCACGCAGCCCAACCCGCCCTCGGCGCCC is part of the Candidatus Thermoplasmatota archaeon genome and harbors:
- a CDS encoding aldehyde ferredoxin oxidoreductase N-terminal domain-containing protein — protein: MPAHAATADEVAERTIGDRKLGFVDLSTGKIGTKTIPIALRKRLLGGRGINVALLLKHLPPGVEPLSPQNVLVFGAGPLTGTLAPSSSRMNVTFKSPETNILGDGNIGGFFGAEMRNAGFDHLVVTGRAPRPSYLHVQDGGIEIRDAQPYWGHETIEVQEMIRRDFGEKRVEMVVTGVGGENLVRFAAVRSGLKRSARCGGGAVMGSKNLKAITATGTQTLRVAYPKELLQRANEIHHYVGGSKVAQVLGTVGTAFLYDTSNAIGAIRTKNSQLNAWTDVFNSDQIEHRVEKMVSCSSCYVHCTHRNDQGGEGPEYSTTGIMGANICIETTDELIALNNLCNDLGYDTSSAGTILAWHMELYQRGMITEKDVGFPLKWGDYETVVKLLKMTSRREGWGDVIAESTQAVRLGKLPKEAADYVIAVKGLPQSDPHDVRYLKAFALGIAVASRGADHLRNRPTLEIFMNLPMEKKAAIYGEGVTRDPTVYEGKAQTVAYSDNMFAAVDSAGICKFVTHGFNSPHLVDFSIVADLSRLT